In the genome of Salana multivorans, the window TTGGCCACGGCCGCCGCGACCATCGCCATCTGCATCGGCGTGACGCGCACGTCGCGCTGCCCGATCGCGGTCTGCCCGAGCGCTGCCTTGTCCGCCGCCAGCTTCTCGAGGTCGCCGAGCCGGCTCGGCGTCACGGTCATGGGGATGTCGAGGTCGCGGCCCCAGCCGAACTGCTCGGCCTGGTCGGCGATCGACTCGGCGCCCAGGTCGAGCGCGAGCTGGACGAACGGGGTGTTGCACGACTTCTCGAACGCGCGCTGGAGCGTCGCGGTCTCGCCGTCGTCGCACGTCTCGCCGGCGGGGTTGCGGATGGTCGCCGTCGACCCGGGCAGCGCGATCTCGTCGGGCGCGGCGATCCGGGTGTCCGGCGCGAGGTCCAGCGTCGGGTCGGACAGGGCGGCGGCGACGTCGATGAGCTTGAACGTCGAGCCCGGGGCGTACTGGTTGCCGGCGATGGCCCGGTTGGTCATCGGGTCGCCGGAGCCGTCGGCCGTGAGCGTGTCCCACGCGTCCTGCACCGCGCCCGTGTCGTGCGAGGCCAGCAGGTTCGGGTCGAACCCGGGCGTCGAGACGAGGCCGAGGATCGCGCCGGAGCGCGGGTCGAGCGCGACGACGGCGCCCTCGCGCCCGTCGAGCGCGTCGAACGCCGCGCGCTGGACCGCGGGGTCGATCGTGAGCTCGACGCTGCCGCCCTGCGGCTGGCGGCCCGTGATGAGCGTGCCGAGCCGCTGGCGCCACAGCCCCGGTGCCGTCCCGTTGAGCACGGTGTTCTCGGCGGCCTCGATGCCCGTGCGCCCGAACGTGACGGACGAGAAGCCCGTGACGGCGGAGTAGAGCTCGCCGTCGGGGTAGGTGCGCTGGAACCGGTAGGGGGTGTCGACCGGGACGGAGTAGGCGATCTGCTCGCCCGCGACGATGATCGGGCCGCGGTCCCGGCCGTTCTCGCGGTAGGTCGCGCGGGCGTTCCAGGGGTTCGCGTTGAGCGAGGACGCCTGTCCGACCTGGATCCAGGTGAGAGCGCCCATGAGGACGAGGAACATCGCGAGCACGACGGCGCTCACGCGGCGGATCGGGGCGTTCACGTCGTGGCTCCCGCGGCTCCGGAGCCCTGGCCGCCCCGCGTGCCCCGACCGCGTCCGGTCGCGGCGGCCGGCTCGACCGCGTCGCTCGCCGGTCCGACGATGACGAGGGGACCGATGGCGGCGTCGGGTCCGGGCCGCCGGGCGGCGTCGGACACGCGCAGCAGCAGGGCGAGGATGATCCAGTTCGCCAGGAGCGAGGAGCCGCCGGCGGCGAGGAACGGCATCGTGAGGCCGGACAGCGGGATGACGCGCGTGGCGCCGCCGACCACGACGAAGCACTGCAGCGCGACCGTGAACGCGAGGCCGGAGGCGAGGAGCTTGCCGAAGCCGTCGCGGACGCCGAGGCCGGCGCGCAGGCCGCGCTGGACGAGGATGACGTAGAGCATGAGGACGGCCAGCACGCCGGTCAGCCCGAGCTCCTCCGCGAGCGAGGGGACGATCATGTCGGCGTTGGCGGAGTACGTGAGGTACGGGAAGCCCTCACCCCAGCCGGTCCCCATGAGGCCGCCGTTCGCCATCCCGAACAGGCCCGAGACGATCTGCCCGGAGCCGCCGGGGTCGCGGTGGTAGATCGCGGGCTCGAGGGCGTGCAGCCAGACGTCGATCCGGGCCTGGACGTAGCCGACCTGGGTGGCGATGACGAGCACGCCGCCGATCGTCAGCAGGACGCCGATGATCACCCAGCTCAGCCGCTCGGTCGCGACGTAGAGCATCGCGATGAACAGGCCGAACAGGAGGATCGACGTCCCGAGCTCCTTCTGCATGAGCAGCACGCCGATGCTGATGCCCCAGGCCAGCAGGACCGGGCCGAGGTCGCGCGCGCGGGGCAGCGTGAGGCCGAGCACCTTCGTCCCGGCGAGCGTGAGCTGGTCGCGGTGCGTCACGAGGTAGCCGGCGAAGAACACGGCGAACGCGATCTTGGCCAGCTCGGCCGGCTGCAGCGTGAAGCCGCCGACGCCGACCCACAGCCGGGACCCGTTGATCTCGCGCCCGATGACGGGGAGCATCGGCATGAGGAGCAGCACGACGCCGAGGACGAGGGCCGTCCACGTGTAGCGGCGCAGCGTCCGGTGGTCGCGCAGCCACACGATGACGACGATCGCGGCGAAGGCGCCGACCGCGATCCACATCATCTGCTTGCTCGGGTCCTGGTCCCACGCGGGTGGCCTCGCCCGCATCTGGAGCGCCAGGTGGACGCGCGCGATCATCGCGAGCCCGATGCCGTTGAGCGCGATGACGACGGGCAGGATGACCGGGTCGGCATACGGGGCCCGCCAGCGCAGCACGAGGTGGACGGCGAGCGCGATGCCGCCGAGCACCGCGGCGAACGTCGCGAGGTCCGCCGGGGGCGAGCCGGTGACGCCGAGGCCGACCTGGAGGTAGGCGTAGACGCCGAGGCCGAGCGCCGGCACGAGGAGGGCGAGCTCGGTCCACCGGCCGCGCCGCGGCGTGACCTGCGTGATGGTCGCCATCAGCTCGATCCGCCCGGGCTCGGGGCCGGTGAGGCGGTGCCCGTCGGCGACGCCGTGCCCGTGGGCGACGCCGTGCCCGTGGGCGACGCCGTGCCCGTCGACCCGGAGCTCGCGGACGAGCCGGGGCTCGGGGTCGATGTCGGTGTCGGTGTGGGCGTCGGTCGGGGCGCCGGGAGCTGCTCGCGCAGCGACTCGACGATGCCGCGCGCGCCCGCGAGCGAGCCGTCGCCGGGCGTGATCGCCGTGGCGAGGCGCTCCTGCGCGTAGTCGGGCAGGTCCGCCACGAGGATGTCGGTGGTGTCCAGCGGGTGGCCGAGCCTGATCGGTCCGATGCTCTGCGGGATCCCCTGGTAGACGGCGACGTACTCGCCCGACGACGCGACGTAGTACTGGGTCTGCGTCCAGCGCAGCCCGGCCCAGCACGCGCCGGCGAGCAGGAGGAGGACGGCCGCGGACGAGGCGACCCAGGCCCAGCGGCGGCGACGCCGGCCCCGGCGCTGGTCGAGCTCGTCCCGCTCCTCGTCGGCCGAGCGCTCGGCGTGCGCCGCGATCTCCTCGGGCTTCGGCGGCGTGAGTGCCGCGGCGCGGGCAGCGGGGGAGTCGCTGCCGCGGGAGCGCTGCTTCCAGTGGGCGGCGGCCGCGCCGGCGACCTGCGGGACGGTCGAGGGGGCCGCGCCGTCGGGCACGTCGTCGAGCTCGACGACGTCCGCGACGACGGCCGTGATGTTGTCCGGGCCGCCCGCGCGCAGGGCGAGGTCGACGAGCCGGTCGGCGCACGCGCCGGGGTCCGCGACGTCGATCAGCGTCTGCGCGATCGTCTCGGCGCTCACGTAGGAGGAGACGCCGTCGGAGCACAGGAGGAAGCGGTCGCCGGCGACCAGCTCGCGCAGCGACTCGTCCAGGTCGACGCCGAAGTCGTGGTCGCCGAGGACGCGCAGGATGACGCTGCGGTGGCTGTGCGTCTCGGCCTCCTCCTCGGTGAGCTGGCCGAGGTCGACGAGGTGCTGGACGTAGGTGTGGTCGACGGTGAGCCGGCTGACGACGCCGTCGCGCACGAGGTAGGCGCGCGAGTCGCCGATGTGCGCGAGCGCGAGCCGCTTGCCGGAGCGCAGGGCCGCGATGAGCGTGGTGCCGAGGCCGGCGAGCTCGGGGTCGTCCTGCGCCCGCTCGCGCAGCTCGGCGTGGGACTGCGCGACCGCGTCGCGCAGGAGGGCGAGCATGTCGCCGCCGTGCGAGTCGCCGTCGAGCGGGGCGAGGTGCGCGATCGCGACCGACGACGCGACGTCGCCGCCGGCCGGGCCGCCCATGCCGTCCGCCAGGACGAGCAGGTGCGGGCCGGCGTAGCCGGAGTCCTGGTTGACGCTGCGCAGCAGCCCGACGTCGGAGCGCGCCGCGTAGGAGAACGTGAGGGTCATGTCACCGCCCCCTCCGCAGCTCCAGGAGGGTCTGCCCGACGCGTACCGGGGTGCCGAGGGGGACGGGGACGGGATCGGTGACGCGGGTGTCGCCGACCCAGGTGCCGTTCGTCGAGCCGAGGTCCTCGACGTACCAGCCGCCGTCGTGCGGGAAGATCCGGGCGTGCCGGCCCGAGGCGGTGTCGTCGTCCACCACGAGGGTGCACGAGGGGGCGCGGCCGATGAGGACGCTCGAGGTGTGCAGGCCGAGCTGCGTCCCGG includes:
- a CDS encoding peptidoglycan D,D-transpeptidase FtsI family protein: MNAPIRRVSAVVLAMFLVLMGALTWIQVGQASSLNANPWNARATYRENGRDRGPIIVAGEQIAYSVPVDTPYRFQRTYPDGELYSAVTGFSSVTFGRTGIEAAENTVLNGTAPGLWRQRLGTLITGRQPQGGSVELTIDPAVQRAAFDALDGREGAVVALDPRSGAILGLVSTPGFDPNLLASHDTGAVQDAWDTLTADGSGDPMTNRAIAGNQYAPGSTFKLIDVAAALSDPTLDLAPDTRIAAPDEIALPGSTATIRNPAGETCDDGETATLQRAFEKSCNTPFVQLALDLGAESIADQAEQFGWGRDLDIPMTVTPSRLGDLEKLAADKAALGQTAIGQRDVRVTPMQMAMVAAAVANDGTLMRPYLVETERDANLGVVARTSPSVFSTPITPDVAETMTQLMVGVVENGTGTRAGISGVTVAGKTGTAESGIDDGTSASNPHAWMVAFAPAEAPTVAVAVLVINGADPSEGDYTGGRLAAPIARQVIEAALGSAS
- a CDS encoding FtsW/RodA/SpoVE family cell cycle protein, coding for MATITQVTPRRGRWTELALLVPALGLGVYAYLQVGLGVTGSPPADLATFAAVLGGIALAVHLVLRWRAPYADPVILPVVIALNGIGLAMIARVHLALQMRARPPAWDQDPSKQMMWIAVGAFAAIVVIVWLRDHRTLRRYTWTALVLGVVLLLMPMLPVIGREINGSRLWVGVGGFTLQPAELAKIAFAVFFAGYLVTHRDQLTLAGTKVLGLTLPRARDLGPVLLAWGISIGVLLMQKELGTSILLFGLFIAMLYVATERLSWVIIGVLLTIGGVLVIATQVGYVQARIDVWLHALEPAIYHRDPGGSGQIVSGLFGMANGGLMGTGWGEGFPYLTYSANADMIVPSLAEELGLTGVLAVLMLYVILVQRGLRAGLGVRDGFGKLLASGLAFTVALQCFVVVGGATRVIPLSGLTMPFLAAGGSSLLANWIILALLLRVSDAARRPGPDAAIGPLVIVGPASDAVEPAAATGRGRGTRGGQGSGAAGATT
- a CDS encoding PP2C family protein-serine/threonine phosphatase, whose translation is MTLTFSYAARSDVGLLRSVNQDSGYAGPHLLVLADGMGGPAGGDVASSVAIAHLAPLDGDSHGGDMLALLRDAVAQSHAELRERAQDDPELAGLGTTLIAALRSGKRLALAHIGDSRAYLVRDGVVSRLTVDHTYVQHLVDLGQLTEEEAETHSHRSVILRVLGDHDFGVDLDESLRELVAGDRFLLCSDGVSSYVSAETIAQTLIDVADPGACADRLVDLALRAGGPDNITAVVADVVELDDVPDGAAPSTVPQVAGAAAAHWKQRSRGSDSPAARAAALTPPKPEEIAAHAERSADEERDELDQRRGRRRRRWAWVASSAAVLLLLAGACWAGLRWTQTQYYVASSGEYVAVYQGIPQSIGPIRLGHPLDTTDILVADLPDYAQERLATAITPGDGSLAGARGIVESLREQLPAPRPTPTPTPTSTPSPGSSASSGSTGTASPTGTASPTGTASPTGTASPAPSPGGSS
- a CDS encoding FHA domain-containing protein FhaB/FipA, with product MSELVITLLRLSFLALLWLLVLSCIGVLRRDIFGTRVSSRGRGRGLRANVNPVNDDAAAPGRSTPVTLSVLEGPLAGTQLGLHTSSVLIGRAPSCTLVVDDDTASGRHARIFPHDGGWYVEDLGSTNGTWVGDTRVTDPVPVPLGTPVRVGQTLLELRRGR